The following are encoded together in the Xanthobacter autotrophicus Py2 genome:
- a CDS encoding transcriptional regulator, MarR family (PFAM: regulatory protein MarR~KEGG: rpb:RPB_1659 transcriptional regulator, MarR family), whose translation MAPKKTAQVKPAQAKAAAVKAEPVKAEPADAAPARRPARRAKATAPYILDEQVGFMLRQVAQRHATLFTARIGDDLTMTQWAALAKLAETGPCSQNLLGRHTAMDAATIKGVVDRLARRGFVETRPDPEDARLLVVLPTEAGRAVIARATPNAFAITEETLAPLDPAERATLLKLLARLR comes from the coding sequence ATGGCTCCAAAAAAAACCGCACAGGTAAAGCCGGCACAGGCGAAGGCCGCGGCGGTTAAGGCCGAGCCGGTTAAGGCCGAGCCGGCGGACGCTGCGCCCGCCCGCCGTCCGGCGCGGCGCGCCAAGGCCACCGCGCCCTATATCCTCGACGAGCAGGTGGGCTTCATGCTGCGGCAGGTGGCCCAGCGCCATGCCACCCTGTTCACGGCGCGCATCGGCGACGATCTCACCATGACTCAATGGGCTGCGCTGGCGAAGCTGGCCGAGACCGGCCCCTGCTCGCAGAACCTTCTGGGCCGCCACACCGCCATGGATGCCGCCACCATCAAAGGCGTGGTGGACCGCCTCGCGCGGCGCGGCTTCGTGGAGACCCGGCCGGACCCGGAGGACGCGCGGCTCCTCGTGGTGTTGCCCACCGAGGCGGGACGCGCGGTGATCGCCCGCGCCACCCCCAACGCCTTCGCCATCACCGAGGAGACGCTGGCGCCGCTTGATCCCGCCGAGCGCGCCACGCTGCTGAAGCTGCTGGCGCGGCTGCGGTAG
- a CDS encoding ABC transporter related (PFAM: ABC transporter related~SMART: AAA ATPase~KEGG: rpb:RPB_1660 ABC transporter related), with product MKLQVSNLNSHYGPAHILYDVGLEVGAGEVVALLGRNGAGKSTTFRSIVGLVPQRAGTVVFDGEDVSTLPTYEIVRRGLGYVPEDRRIFNQLTVEENFMVGRQAPRAGVATWSPEQLYVLFPNLGEMRKRPGGQMSGGEQQMLTIGRTLMGNPSLVLLDEPSEGLAPKIVEQMADAILTMKKQGLSIVISEQNLHFAKLISDRAYIIEKGRIRFSGTMADLEANPEIRDAYLAV from the coding sequence ATGAAACTCCAGGTCTCGAACCTCAACAGCCATTACGGCCCCGCCCACATCCTCTACGACGTGGGGCTGGAGGTGGGCGCCGGCGAGGTGGTGGCGCTGCTCGGCCGCAACGGCGCCGGCAAGAGCACCACCTTCCGCTCCATCGTCGGCCTCGTGCCCCAGCGCGCCGGCACGGTGGTGTTCGACGGGGAAGATGTCTCCACCCTGCCCACCTATGAGATCGTGCGCCGTGGCCTCGGCTACGTGCCGGAGGACCGGCGCATCTTCAACCAGCTCACGGTGGAAGAGAATTTCATGGTGGGCCGGCAGGCGCCGCGCGCGGGCGTCGCCACATGGAGCCCGGAGCAGCTTTATGTGCTGTTCCCCAACCTCGGCGAGATGCGCAAGCGCCCCGGCGGCCAGATGAGCGGCGGCGAGCAGCAGATGCTCACCATCGGCCGCACGCTCATGGGCAACCCCTCCCTCGTGCTTTTGGACGAGCCCTCCGAGGGCCTTGCGCCCAAGATCGTGGAGCAGATGGCCGACGCCATCCTCACCATGAAGAAACAGGGCCTCTCCATCGTCATCTCGGAGCAGAATCTGCACTTCGCGAAGCTGATCTCGGATCGCGCCTATATTATCGAGAAGGGGCGCATAAGGTTCTCTGGTACCATGGCGGACCTTGAGGCGAACCCCGAGATTCGCGACGCATATCTGGCGGTGTAG
- a CDS encoding protein of unknown function DUF1185 (PFAM: protein of unknown function DUF1185~KEGG: rpb:RPB_1665 protein of unknown function DUF1185) → MPEVKIRKQVRIVEEIFHEGGPVAATPRRRAAIVTVIENPYAGRYVEDIAPFMEDLKPLGVAMAKELVVALGGDPKAVDGYGKGAIVGAAGEIEHGALWHVPGGYAMREALGDALAIVPSTKKVGGPGTRLDVPVTHSDASYVRSHFDAMEVGVSDAPRADEIALVLVMTCGPRVHARVGGLAAADISKRDGLR, encoded by the coding sequence ATGCCTGAGGTCAAGATTCGCAAGCAGGTCCGGATCGTGGAGGAGATCTTCCACGAAGGCGGCCCCGTCGCCGCCACGCCGCGCCGCCGGGCCGCCATCGTCACGGTCATCGAGAACCCCTATGCCGGTCGCTATGTGGAGGACATCGCGCCCTTCATGGAGGACCTGAAGCCGCTGGGCGTCGCCATGGCGAAGGAACTGGTGGTGGCCCTCGGTGGCGATCCCAAGGCGGTGGACGGCTACGGCAAGGGCGCCATCGTGGGCGCCGCCGGCGAGATCGAGCACGGCGCCCTGTGGCATGTGCCCGGCGGCTACGCCATGCGCGAGGCGCTGGGCGACGCACTTGCCATCGTGCCCTCCACCAAGAAGGTGGGCGGGCCGGGCACGCGCCTCGACGTGCCGGTGACCCATAGCGATGCCTCCTATGTGCGCAGCCACTTCGACGCCATGGAGGTCGGCGTCTCCGACGCCCCCCGGGCCGACGAGATCGCTTTGGTGCTGGTGATGACCTGCGGGCCCCGCGTCCATGCCCGCGTGGGCGGCCTTGCAGCCGCCGACATCTCCAAGCGGGACGGCCTGCGATGA
- a CDS encoding protein of unknown function DUF375 (PFAM: protein of unknown function DUF375~KEGG: rpb:RPB_1666 protein of unknown function DUF375) — protein sequence MLNAALASPLAAPPVLPRAPQVALLADGRRLHLNDGPIDLVVEASGDPRQVATAYRAAVARFTGLLDALCAELPLLRRPAYAGACPLDGKVARRMWAAVEPHARAGFITPMAAVAGAVAEEVLEALALPGITRAYVNNGGDIALHLAPGADYVAGLVDRPDQPRLIGTARVSAEGPVRGIATSGWRGRSFSLGIADAVTVLAPTAAAADAAATVIANGVNLPGHPGIVRMAARDVQSDSDLGPLKVTRAVPQLSPAEIHEALAEGLACASALVGRGLISSAALHLQGASVSTDPADGKFPGRSVLSLARQQESEAAHA from the coding sequence ATGCTGAACGCTGCCCTCGCCAGCCCCCTCGCCGCCCCACCCGTGCTGCCTCGCGCGCCGCAGGTGGCGCTGCTTGCGGACGGGCGCCGGCTGCACCTGAACGATGGTCCCATCGACCTCGTCGTGGAGGCGAGCGGCGATCCCCGGCAGGTGGCGACGGCCTACCGCGCGGCGGTGGCGCGCTTCACCGGCCTGCTGGACGCGCTGTGCGCGGAACTGCCCTTGCTGCGCCGTCCCGCCTATGCGGGGGCCTGTCCGCTGGACGGGAAAGTGGCCCGGCGCATGTGGGCTGCGGTCGAGCCCCACGCGCGGGCCGGCTTCATCACCCCCATGGCGGCGGTTGCCGGCGCGGTGGCCGAGGAGGTGCTGGAAGCGCTGGCTTTGCCCGGCATCACCCGCGCCTATGTGAACAATGGCGGCGACATCGCCCTTCATCTGGCGCCGGGGGCCGACTATGTGGCGGGCCTCGTGGATCGCCCGGACCAGCCCCGCCTCATCGGCACGGCGCGGGTGAGCGCGGAGGGTCCGGTGCGCGGCATCGCCACCTCGGGCTGGCGCGGGCGCAGCTTTTCCCTCGGCATCGCCGATGCCGTCACCGTGCTTGCCCCCACCGCCGCGGCGGCGGACGCGGCGGCAACCGTCATCGCCAATGGGGTGAACCTGCCCGGCCATCCCGGCATTGTCCGTATGGCCGCCCGCGACGTGCAGAGCGACAGCGACCTCGGCCCGCTGAAGGTGACGCGCGCCGTGCCACAGCTTTCCCCCGCCGAGATCCACGAGGCGCTGGCCGAGGGCCTCGCCTGCGCCTCCGCCCTCGTAGGGCGGGGCCTCATCTCCTCCGCCGCGCTGCATCTGCAGGGTGCGAGCGTTTCCACCGATCCGGCCGATGGGAAGTTCCCCGGCCGCTCCGTTTTGTCCCTCGCCCGCCAACAAGAAAGCGAAGCAGCTCATGCCTGA
- a CDS encoding conserved hypothetical protein (KEGG: rpb:RPB_1667 hypothetical protein): MAQNIQGDASGQTPVAASAADDKIRCDACPVMCYIKPGNTGACDRYANRAGELIRVDPHVILDRTLEQGGKVVPFDRGGDWDGRLVADGGTFVTAVGSGTTYPDYKPAPFIVSAEVNGVDMVTVVTEGIFSYAGVKVKIDTDRFLGPEQSTVRVAGEPVGHVTTSEYGSQMLSLGGVHHLTGGAKKEGRVTCEALLDLCNAKPVELTVDDGATLIVQAGHAPIVNGGQEERMRVGCGSATIGMFARQWFGKVDEVVVVDDHITGVLSEHQAGKLLGVRDTGIRMKGRRSTPGRYFQVAEPGLGWGGTNISDPLSILGAFDAKAAWPGLRLLLVSTTGEHFGYYVLDENLVPREADIPADLAPSVERIRENCEPALSSVLFMAGAGGSLRAGVTENPVRLTRSVKEAITRVTCGGAPVYVWPGGGITFMVDVMRVPENAFGYVPTPALVAPIEFTLTLEAYAALGGHMDHVQPVRSILDRDSVREVAPIGDNPWPLSARSKS; encoded by the coding sequence ATGGCGCAGAACATCCAAGGCGACGCCTCAGGCCAGACCCCCGTCGCCGCATCGGCCGCCGACGACAAGATCCGCTGCGATGCCTGTCCGGTCATGTGCTACATCAAGCCCGGCAACACCGGCGCCTGCGATCGCTACGCCAACCGCGCCGGCGAGCTGATCCGCGTCGATCCCCACGTCATCCTCGACCGCACGCTGGAGCAGGGCGGCAAGGTGGTGCCCTTCGATCGCGGCGGCGACTGGGACGGGCGCCTGGTGGCCGATGGCGGCACCTTCGTGACCGCGGTGGGCTCCGGCACCACCTATCCCGACTACAAGCCCGCCCCCTTCATCGTCTCCGCCGAGGTGAACGGCGTGGACATGGTGACCGTGGTCACCGAGGGCATCTTTTCCTATGCCGGCGTGAAGGTGAAGATCGACACCGACCGCTTCCTCGGCCCCGAACAGTCCACCGTGCGCGTGGCCGGCGAGCCGGTGGGGCATGTCACCACTTCCGAATACGGCTCGCAGATGCTGTCGCTGGGCGGGGTCCACCACCTCACCGGCGGGGCCAAGAAGGAAGGTCGCGTCACCTGCGAGGCGCTGCTCGACCTGTGCAATGCCAAGCCGGTGGAACTCACCGTGGATGACGGCGCCACCCTCATCGTGCAGGCGGGCCACGCGCCCATCGTCAATGGCGGGCAGGAAGAGCGCATGCGGGTTGGCTGCGGCTCCGCCACCATCGGCATGTTCGCGCGCCAATGGTTCGGCAAGGTGGACGAGGTGGTGGTGGTGGACGACCACATCACCGGCGTCCTCTCCGAGCATCAGGCCGGCAAGCTTCTCGGCGTGCGCGATACCGGCATCCGCATGAAGGGCCGCCGCTCCACACCCGGCCGCTATTTCCAGGTGGCCGAGCCGGGCCTGGGCTGGGGCGGCACCAATATTTCCGATCCGCTTTCCATCCTCGGCGCGTTCGATGCCAAGGCGGCATGGCCCGGCCTGCGGCTGCTCTTGGTGTCCACCACCGGCGAGCATTTCGGCTATTACGTGCTGGATGAAAACCTGGTGCCGCGCGAGGCCGACATACCGGCGGATCTCGCTCCCTCCGTGGAGCGCATCCGCGAGAATTGCGAGCCGGCGCTGTCCTCCGTGCTGTTCATGGCGGGGGCCGGCGGCTCCCTGCGCGCGGGGGTGACGGAAAATCCGGTGCGGCTCACCCGCTCGGTGAAGGAGGCCATCACCCGCGTCACCTGCGGCGGCGCGCCGGTCTATGTCTGGCCCGGCGGCGGCATCACCTTCATGGTTGATGTGATGCGGGTGCCGGAGAACGCCTTCGGCTATGTGCCCACGCCGGCCCTCGTGGCGCCCATCGAGTTCACGCTGACGCTGGAGGCCTATGCGGCGCTCGGCGGGCACATGGACCATGTGCAGCCGGTGCGGTCCATCCTCGATCGCGACAGTGTGCGGGAAGTGGCGCCCATCGGCGACAATCCCTGGCCGCTTTCGGCCCGCTCGAAGAGCTGA
- a CDS encoding (2Fe-2S)-binding domain protein (PFAM: ferredoxin; [2Fe-2S]-binding domain protein~KEGG: rpb:RPB_1668 (2Fe-2S)-binding protein), which translates to MSEPVQLQVNGTAHRFALPRSTPLIYVLRNDLGLNGPKFGCGLGECGACTVLMDGVAARSCVTTLGTAEGRAITTLEGLGTPEAPHPVQAAFIAEQAAQCGYCLNGMIMTTVAFLARTPAPTEDEARAALRYNLCRCGTHVEILRAVMRAAHGEASE; encoded by the coding sequence ATGTCCGAGCCGGTTCAACTTCAGGTGAATGGCACAGCGCACCGCTTCGCGCTGCCCCGCTCCACGCCCCTCATCTATGTGCTGCGCAACGACCTTGGCCTCAACGGCCCCAAGTTCGGCTGCGGGCTCGGGGAGTGCGGTGCCTGCACCGTGCTCATGGACGGGGTCGCCGCCCGCTCCTGCGTCACCACATTGGGCACGGCGGAAGGTCGCGCCATCACCACGCTGGAGGGGCTCGGCACCCCTGAGGCGCCCCACCCGGTGCAGGCCGCCTTCATCGCCGAGCAGGCGGCGCAATGTGGCTACTGCCTGAATGGCATGATCATGACCACCGTCGCCTTCCTCGCCCGCACCCCCGCCCCCACGGAGGACGAGGCCCGCGCCGCCCTGCGCTACAATCTGTGTCGCTGCGGGACCCATGTGGAGATCCTGCGCGCGGTGATGCGCGCCGCCCACGGGGAGGCATCCGAATGA
- a CDS encoding protein of unknown function DUF1185 (PFAM: protein of unknown function DUF1185~KEGG: rpb:RPB_1664 protein of unknown function DUF1185), with product MSAKIRKIVTIVEETRTEMGRAVSPPTRRAAAVAVIENPFAGTYVDDLSDLIAMGEELGGLLAARAVAALGIEGPAAQSYGKAALVGENGELEHAAALLHPKMGAPVRAVLGKGAALIPSSKRRGGLGAELDIPLGHKDAAFVRSHFDGMQVSIADAPRANEIVVAVAVTDSGRPLPRVGGLKADEIKGEDGLR from the coding sequence ATGAGCGCGAAAATCCGCAAGATCGTCACCATCGTCGAGGAGACGCGGACCGAGATGGGTCGCGCCGTCTCCCCGCCCACCCGCCGGGCGGCGGCGGTGGCGGTGATCGAGAACCCGTTCGCCGGCACCTATGTGGACGACCTCTCCGACCTCATCGCCATGGGCGAGGAGCTGGGCGGCCTGCTGGCGGCCCGCGCCGTGGCCGCGCTCGGCATCGAGGGGCCGGCGGCGCAGAGCTACGGCAAGGCCGCGCTGGTGGGCGAGAACGGCGAGCTGGAGCACGCGGCCGCGCTCTTGCATCCCAAGATGGGCGCGCCGGTGCGCGCGGTGCTCGGCAAGGGCGCGGCGCTCATTCCCTCGTCCAAGCGGCGGGGCGGTCTTGGCGCGGAGCTGGACATTCCGTTGGGACACAAGGACGCTGCCTTCGTGCGCAGCCATTTCGACGGCATGCAGGTGAGCATTGCCGATGCGCCCCGCGCCAACGAGATCGTGGTGGCGGTGGCGGTCACCGATTCCGGCCGGCCGCTGCCGCGCGTCGGCGGGCTGAAGGCGGACGAGATCAAGGGTGAGGACGGCTTGCGCTGA
- a CDS encoding Extracellular ligand-binding receptor (PFAM: Extracellular ligand-binding receptor~KEGG: rpb:RPB_1663 extracellular ligand-binding receptor) — MKKLIGATFGATFAALLLASGAAKALEGEIKVGEINSYSALPAFTEPYRKGMELALKEINDAGGIKGKKLVIISKDDGGKPADALTAANELVSRDGVVMISGGFLSNVGLALADFAKQKQVVYIAAEPLTDAIVWSKGNDYTFRLRTSNYMQAAMLAEEAAKLPAKKWATIAPNYEFGQSFVAVFKELLKKKRPDVEFVAEQWPPLNKIDAGPVLQAIDAAKPDAILNATFAGDLVKLVREGNTRGIFKDRAVVSYLTGEPEYLDPLKTETPEGWIVTGYPWYGIKTAEHQAFLDAYQQLHKDYPRLGSIVGYSTVKSIAAVLKATDDHTTDGIVKAMKNLKVSTPFGDIVYRAADHQSTLGAYIGTTAQQDGKGVMVNFTFKPGADYLPPEAEAAKLRPAN; from the coding sequence ATGAAGAAACTCATCGGCGCAACTTTCGGGGCGACCTTCGCCGCCCTGCTGCTCGCCTCCGGTGCCGCGAAGGCGCTCGAAGGCGAGATCAAGGTGGGCGAGATCAATTCCTATTCGGCGCTGCCCGCCTTCACCGAGCCCTATCGCAAGGGCATGGAACTGGCGCTGAAGGAGATCAACGACGCCGGCGGCATCAAGGGCAAGAAGCTGGTCATCATCTCCAAGGATGACGGCGGCAAGCCCGCCGACGCCCTCACCGCCGCCAACGAGCTGGTCTCGCGCGACGGCGTGGTGATGATCTCCGGCGGCTTCCTTTCCAACGTGGGCCTCGCGCTGGCGGACTTCGCCAAGCAGAAGCAGGTGGTCTACATCGCCGCCGAGCCGCTCACCGACGCCATCGTCTGGTCGAAGGGCAACGACTACACCTTCCGCCTGCGCACCTCCAACTACATGCAGGCCGCCATGCTGGCGGAAGAGGCGGCCAAGCTCCCCGCCAAGAAGTGGGCCACCATCGCCCCCAATTATGAATTCGGCCAGTCGTTCGTGGCCGTGTTCAAGGAGCTGCTGAAGAAGAAGCGCCCGGACGTGGAGTTCGTGGCCGAGCAGTGGCCGCCGCTCAACAAGATCGACGCCGGCCCGGTGCTGCAGGCCATCGACGCCGCCAAGCCCGACGCCATCCTCAACGCCACCTTCGCCGGCGACCTGGTTAAGCTGGTGCGCGAGGGCAATACCCGCGGCATCTTCAAGGACCGCGCGGTGGTGAGCTATCTCACCGGCGAGCCGGAATATCTCGACCCGCTGAAGACCGAGACGCCGGAAGGCTGGATCGTCACCGGCTATCCCTGGTACGGCATCAAGACCGCCGAGCACCAGGCGTTCCTCGACGCCTACCAGCAGCTCCACAAGGACTATCCGCGCCTCGGCTCCATCGTCGGCTACTCGACGGTGAAGTCCATCGCGGCGGTGCTGAAGGCCACCGACGACCACACCACCGACGGCATCGTCAAGGCCATGAAGAACCTGAAGGTTTCCACCCCCTTCGGCGACATCGTCTATCGCGCCGCCGACCACCAGTCGACGCTGGGCGCCTATATCGGCACCACCGCGCAGCAGGACGGCAAGGGCGTGATGGTGAACTTCACCTTCAAGCCCGGCGCCGACTACCTGCCGCCGGAAGCCGAAGCCGCCAAGCTGCGCCCGGCGAACTGA
- a CDS encoding Peroxiredoxin (PFAM: alkyl hydroperoxide reductase/ Thiol specific antioxidant/ Mal allergen; Redoxin domain protein~KEGG: stm:STM0608 alkyl hydroperoxide reductase, C22 subunit; detoxification of hydroperoxides), with translation MSLVNTPVKPFKTTAFKQGKFIDVSEADLAGKWSVFFFYPADFTFVCPTELGDLADHYEDFKKLGVEIYSVSTDTHFTHKAWHDSSETIGKVQYAMLGDASGAITNNFEVMRAGQGLADRGTFIVDPNGIIQAVEVTAEGIGRDASELLRKIKAAQYVASHPGEVCPAKWQEGEATLAPSLDLVGKI, from the coding sequence ATGTCTCTCGTCAATACTCCGGTCAAGCCTTTCAAGACCACCGCTTTCAAGCAGGGCAAGTTCATCGATGTGTCCGAGGCGGACCTCGCCGGCAAATGGTCGGTGTTCTTCTTCTACCCGGCCGATTTCACCTTCGTTTGCCCCACCGAGCTCGGTGATCTCGCCGATCACTACGAAGACTTCAAGAAGCTCGGCGTCGAGATCTATTCCGTCTCCACCGACACTCACTTCACCCATAAGGCGTGGCACGATTCGTCCGAGACCATCGGCAAGGTGCAGTACGCCATGCTCGGTGACGCCAGCGGCGCCATCACCAACAACTTCGAAGTGATGCGCGCGGGCCAGGGCCTCGCCGATCGCGGCACCTTCATCGTGGACCCGAACGGCATCATCCAGGCCGTGGAAGTCACCGCCGAGGGCATCGGCCGCGACGCTTCCGAGCTTTTGCGGAAGATCAAGGCTGCGCAGTACGTCGCCTCCCATCCTGGCGAGGTGTGCCCGGCCAAGTGGCAGGAAGGCGAGGCGACCCTTGCCCCCTCGCTCGACCTCGTCGGCAAGATCTGA
- a CDS encoding ABC transporter related (PFAM: ABC transporter related~SMART: AAA ATPase~KEGG: rpb:RPB_1661 ABC transporter related) yields MSLLLQVENLEKSYGGVHAVRGVTFSLEAGTLLALIGPNGAGKSTCFNMLNGQIKPDAGTIRIDGKDIRGLPPRAVWRLGVGRTFQITATFSSMTVRENVQVALLSFHGLITRVFGFAGTACRAEAEGLLELVGLTSQAERPCGELAYGDLKRLELAVALANQPRLLLMDEPTAGMAPKERVELMRLTAEIAREKGIGVLFTEHDMDVVFEHADAVMVLNRGQLIARGTPLEVRRDPQVRAIYLGEGLLYDARHREGSAA; encoded by the coding sequence ATGAGCTTGCTGCTTCAGGTCGAGAACCTCGAAAAATCCTATGGCGGCGTCCATGCGGTGCGCGGCGTCACCTTCAGCCTGGAGGCCGGCACGCTTTTGGCCCTCATCGGGCCCAACGGAGCGGGCAAGAGCACCTGCTTCAACATGCTGAACGGCCAGATCAAGCCCGATGCCGGCACCATCCGCATCGATGGCAAGGACATCCGGGGCCTGCCGCCGCGCGCGGTGTGGCGCCTCGGGGTGGGGCGCACCTTCCAGATCACCGCCACCTTTTCCTCCATGACGGTGCGGGAAAACGTGCAGGTGGCGCTGCTCTCCTTCCACGGCCTGATTACCCGCGTGTTCGGCTTCGCCGGCACAGCCTGCCGGGCCGAGGCGGAAGGCCTGCTGGAGCTGGTGGGCCTCACCTCCCAGGCCGAGCGTCCGTGCGGGGAGCTGGCCTATGGGGACCTCAAGCGGCTGGAGCTGGCCGTCGCGCTCGCCAACCAGCCGCGCCTGCTGCTGATGGACGAGCCCACCGCCGGCATGGCCCCAAAGGAGCGGGTGGAGCTGATGCGCCTCACCGCCGAGATCGCGCGGGAGAAGGGCATCGGCGTGCTCTTCACCGAGCACGACATGGATGTGGTGTTCGAGCACGCCGACGCGGTGATGGTGCTGAACCGCGGCCAGCTCATCGCCCGCGGCACGCCGCTGGAGGTGCGCCGCGACCCGCAGGTCCGCGCCATCTATCTGGGCGAAGGCCTGCTCTACGACGCCCGGCATCGCGAGGGATCTGCCGCATGA
- a CDS encoding inner-membrane translocator (PFAM: inner-membrane translocator~KEGG: rpb:RPB_1662 inner-membrane translocator), translating to MEFLLVQALSGLASAASLFLVASGLSIIFGVTRIVNFAHGAFYMLGAYVAYVLTTRFAGPIGFWGAILAASVIVAALGALMEMVLLRRIYHAPELFQLLATFGVTLMVQDLVVVIWGPEDLLGPRAPGLAGAVSLFGRMVPTYDLFLMVLGPVVLGALWLLFHQTRWGVLVRAATQDREMVAALGVNQKWLFTGVFALGVFLAALGGALQIPRTTVTHTMDLSVIVEVFVVVVIGGLGSVLGAFVAAIIVAELNAFGILILPQISLIMVFLVMAVVLVVRPWGLFGKAESAPRPAAGLTIRPWRPFSTAERVAVAVAVAAVATLPFFLGNYALTVGAEILIFVLFAASLHFIMTVGGLASFGHAAYFGLGAYGAAFMVKFLGAPMEAALIVGPALGLVGAVLFGWFCVRLSGVYFAMLTLAFAQIAWSVAFQWVDVTGGDNGLLGIWPSAWAAKPQGFFWLALAVAVIGVGLLRMLVFSPFGYGLRAVRDSTLRAEAIGLDRARLQWAAFVVAGTFAGIAGALFAFLKGSVFPDFMGIPTSVDGLVMVLLGGIETVSGAVVGAVLYKALAIWLMSQTDLSKLVLGAVIVVVVLAFPKGVVGFIEDMRHRWFAPKKPTAEAAALAKVEAAR from the coding sequence GTGGAATTCCTGTTGGTCCAGGCCCTGAGCGGGCTCGCCAGCGCCGCGTCGCTGTTTCTGGTGGCGTCGGGCCTGTCGATCATCTTCGGCGTGACGCGCATTGTGAATTTCGCGCACGGCGCCTTCTACATGCTGGGCGCCTACGTGGCCTATGTGCTCACCACGCGCTTTGCCGGCCCCATCGGCTTCTGGGGCGCGATCCTCGCTGCCTCGGTCATCGTCGCGGCGCTGGGCGCGCTGATGGAAATGGTGCTGCTGCGCCGCATCTACCACGCTCCCGAACTGTTCCAGCTCCTCGCCACCTTCGGCGTGACGCTCATGGTGCAGGACCTGGTGGTGGTGATCTGGGGTCCCGAGGACCTGCTCGGCCCGCGCGCCCCCGGCCTTGCCGGCGCGGTCAGCCTGTTCGGCCGCATGGTGCCCACCTACGATCTGTTCCTGATGGTGCTTGGCCCGGTGGTGCTCGGCGCGCTGTGGTTGTTGTTCCACCAGACCCGCTGGGGCGTTCTGGTGCGCGCAGCGACGCAGGACCGCGAGATGGTGGCGGCCCTCGGCGTGAACCAGAAATGGCTCTTCACCGGTGTGTTCGCCCTCGGCGTCTTCCTCGCCGCGCTGGGCGGCGCCCTGCAGATCCCGCGCACCACGGTGACCCACACCATGGACCTCTCCGTCATCGTCGAGGTGTTCGTGGTGGTGGTCATCGGCGGGCTCGGCTCGGTGCTGGGGGCGTTCGTCGCCGCCATCATCGTGGCGGAGCTGAACGCCTTCGGCATTCTCATCCTGCCGCAGATCTCGCTCATCATGGTGTTCCTGGTGATGGCGGTGGTGCTGGTGGTGCGGCCCTGGGGCCTGTTCGGCAAGGCCGAGAGCGCGCCGCGCCCCGCCGCCGGCCTCACCATCCGGCCGTGGCGGCCGTTCTCCACCGCCGAGCGGGTGGCGGTGGCCGTGGCGGTGGCGGCCGTGGCGACGCTGCCCTTCTTCCTCGGCAACTACGCCCTCACCGTCGGCGCGGAAATCCTCATCTTCGTGCTGTTCGCCGCCAGCCTGCATTTCATCATGACCGTGGGCGGCCTCGCCTCCTTCGGCCATGCCGCCTATTTCGGCCTCGGCGCGTATGGCGCGGCCTTCATGGTGAAGTTCCTCGGCGCGCCCATGGAGGCGGCCCTCATCGTCGGCCCGGCCCTTGGGCTGGTGGGGGCGGTGCTGTTCGGCTGGTTCTGCGTGCGGCTCTCGGGCGTCTATTTCGCCATGCTGACGCTGGCCTTCGCGCAGATCGCCTGGTCCGTGGCCTTCCAGTGGGTGGACGTGACCGGCGGCGATAACGGCCTGCTGGGCATCTGGCCCTCGGCGTGGGCGGCCAAGCCCCAGGGCTTCTTTTGGCTGGCGCTGGCGGTGGCGGTGATCGGCGTCGGCCTGTTGCGGATGCTGGTGTTCTCGCCCTTCGGCTACGGCCTGCGGGCGGTGCGCGACAGCACCCTGCGCGCAGAGGCCATCGGGCTGGATCGGGCGCGGCTACAGTGGGCCGCCTTCGTGGTCGCCGGCACCTTCGCCGGCATCGCCGGTGCGCTGTTTGCCTTCCTGAAGGGCTCGGTGTTCCCGGACTTCATGGGCATCCCGACCTCGGTGGACGGCCTTGTGATGGTGTTGCTCGGCGGCATCGAGACGGTGTCCGGCGCGGTGGTGGGGGCGGTGCTCTACAAGGCGCTCGCCATCTGGCTCATGAGCCAGACCGATCTCTCCAAGCTGGTGCTGGGGGCGGTGATCGTGGTGGTGGTGCTGGCCTTCCCGAAGGGGGTGGTGGGCTTCATCGAGGACATGCGCCACCGCTGGTTCGCTCCAAAGAAACCCACGGCCGAGGCGGCGGCCCTCGCCAAGGTGGAGGCCGCGCGATGA